A DNA window from Spirochaeta cellobiosiphila DSM 17781 contains the following coding sequences:
- a CDS encoding metallophosphoesterase family protein, with protein MSNKIYERHLASLYESCEELPLDNDDKYLILSDLHMGNRSKKDDFILNRDLVYQILRDYYLPNNYKIILNGDIEELQKFTLETVHQSNKDFFDLFQEFGHENIIKIWGNHDAELTLQKEENLTFPIREAIKLNYKGRKLFILHGHQATMLYSKFNAVVGFLLKFIFHPLGIKNLYFAADSRKQFTTEKRIYQFSRQNSIVSIIGHTHRPLFESLSKREDLKLRMEAILRKYGKVEESKKKDLRIRLEALKKEWYNLSKQQKKEQPFNNGLYQKDLLQPNLFNSGCGIGKNGITALEISKGKIKLVHWIDVRRGNKKFYDPKKKRKSLKKNSPFQKIIIKQDDLDYIFNRIELLH; from the coding sequence ATGAGTAACAAAATATATGAACGTCATCTTGCTAGTTTATATGAATCTTGTGAAGAACTTCCACTAGATAACGACGATAAATACCTTATTCTTAGTGATCTCCATATGGGTAATAGATCCAAAAAAGACGATTTCATCCTAAATAGAGACTTAGTTTATCAGATACTTAGAGACTACTACCTACCCAATAATTATAAGATAATACTAAATGGTGATATAGAAGAATTGCAGAAATTCACTTTGGAGACAGTTCACCAATCAAACAAAGATTTTTTTGACCTCTTTCAAGAATTTGGTCACGAAAACATCATTAAGATTTGGGGGAATCATGATGCAGAGCTTACCTTGCAAAAAGAAGAAAACCTGACATTTCCCATTAGAGAAGCAATAAAACTCAATTACAAGGGGAGAAAACTTTTTATCCTTCATGGTCACCAAGCAACTATGTTATATAGTAAGTTTAATGCTGTAGTTGGGTTTCTACTTAAATTTATATTTCATCCTTTAGGGATAAAAAATCTATATTTTGCAGCTGATTCTAGAAAACAATTTACTACAGAGAAAAGAATTTACCAATTTTCTCGTCAAAATAGTATTGTAAGCATTATTGGGCATACTCATAGACCTCTATTCGAATCTTTATCTAAAAGAGAGGATTTAAAACTTAGGATGGAGGCTATTCTAAGGAAATACGGAAAAGTAGAAGAATCTAAAAAAAAAGATCTGCGTATACGTTTAGAAGCTTTAAAGAAGGAATGGTATAATTTAAGCAAACAGCAAAAAAAGGAACAACCATTCAATAATGGTCTTTACCAAAAAGATTTGCTTCAACCAAATTTGTTTAATTCAGGTTGCGGCATAGGGAAAAATGGAATTACAGCTTTAGAAATCAGTAAAGGAAAAATCAAACTTGTTCATTGGATAGATGTTCGAAGAGGTAATAAAAAATTCTATGATCCTAAAAAGAAACGTAAGTCTTTAAAGAAAAATTCTCCCTTTCAAAAGATAATTATAAAACAGGATGATTTAGACTATATTTTTAATCGTATAGAATTATTACATTAG
- a CDS encoding V-type ATP synthase subunit B, which produces MRKVYTKIESIAGNVISVKAEGVRYKDLAVVKSSQGSSLAEVIRLDGDKVNLQVYAGGRGVSTGDEVRFLGHSMKVSFSDNLLGRIFDGSGKPRDNGPELEENLIDIGGPSVNPAKRIIPRNMIRTGIPMIDVFNSLVESQKLPIFSASGEPYNQLLARIAMQAEVDLIVLGGIGLKYDDYLFFKNTLEEGGAMNRTIFFTHTASDPMVEALLVPDISLAVAEQFALQGKKVLVLLTDMTNFADAMKEIAITMEQVPSNRGYPGDLYSQLASRYEKAVDFEGSGSITVLAVTTMPGGDVTHPVPDNTGYITEGQYYLRGGRIEPFGSLSRLKQMVNDDTREDHRALMDGMIKLYAAYNESLEKKSMGFRMTSWDDKLLKYGDLFEKTMMDLSVNIPLEAALDRGWEIMAACFSPEETGMKTSLIEKFWPKN; this is translated from the coding sequence ATGCGTAAAGTATATACCAAAATCGAATCCATAGCAGGTAACGTTATCTCTGTAAAAGCTGAAGGTGTTCGTTACAAAGATTTGGCCGTGGTTAAGTCTTCTCAAGGTTCAAGTCTTGCTGAAGTTATTCGTCTTGATGGTGACAAAGTAAATCTTCAGGTATATGCAGGGGGTAGAGGTGTTTCTACAGGGGATGAAGTTAGATTTCTAGGTCATTCCATGAAGGTTTCTTTCTCAGATAATCTGTTAGGTAGAATCTTTGATGGTTCTGGTAAACCAAGAGACAATGGCCCTGAGCTTGAGGAAAACCTTATTGATATTGGAGGACCTTCTGTTAACCCTGCTAAAAGAATTATTCCTCGAAATATGATAAGAACCGGGATTCCTATGATTGATGTATTCAATTCATTAGTAGAATCTCAAAAACTTCCTATCTTCAGTGCCTCAGGTGAACCCTATAATCAATTGTTAGCTCGTATTGCCATGCAAGCTGAAGTTGATTTGATTGTTCTTGGTGGTATTGGACTTAAATATGATGATTACCTCTTCTTCAAGAATACCTTGGAAGAAGGTGGTGCCATGAATAGAACGATTTTCTTTACCCACACAGCTAGTGACCCTATGGTAGAAGCTTTGTTGGTTCCAGATATATCTTTGGCCGTTGCTGAACAGTTTGCTCTTCAAGGTAAAAAGGTATTAGTACTGTTGACTGATATGACAAACTTCGCAGATGCAATGAAAGAAATCGCTATCACTATGGAACAAGTTCCTTCTAATAGAGGATATCCGGGAGATTTGTATTCCCAGTTGGCTTCGAGATATGAAAAGGCTGTCGACTTTGAAGGAAGTGGTTCCATCACTGTATTAGCTGTTACTACTATGCCTGGTGGTGATGTAACTCATCCCGTACCAGATAACACTGGATATATAACAGAAGGTCAGTACTACCTTCGTGGTGGAAGAATTGAACCTTTTGGTTCCTTAAGTCGTCTTAAACAAATGGTTAATGATGATACAAGAGAAGATCATCGAGCCTTAATGGATGGTATGATCAAGTTATACGCAGCTTATAATGAGTCACTTGAAAAGAAATCAATGGGTTTTAGGATGACATCCTGGGATGATAAACTCCTGAAATATGGGGATTTATTTGAAAAAACTATGATGGATTTATCTGTGAATATTCCATTAGAAGCTGCTCTTGATAGGGGCTGGGAAATCATGGCTGCTTGTTTCTCTCCTGAAGAAACAGGTATGAAGACCAGTTTAATTGAGAAATTTTGGCCAAAAAACTAG
- a CDS encoding V-type ATP synthase subunit D: MAKIKLTKNELKKQKDDLKRFKRYLPTLQLKKQQLQVEIRQVEQKQEEKRAVQEQIKQSLDTWIAVFGEPVDLSALVQIDSVQTESGNIAGVDIPIFTGLTYKKISYDLFETPLWVDEGLEQFKSILAIDVEVEILNEQVKRLSDELRTTSQRVNLFEKVKIPEAQENIRTINIYLGDQQTAAVVRGKIAKNKVVKEVAE, translated from the coding sequence ATGGCAAAGATAAAACTGACGAAAAATGAATTGAAGAAGCAGAAGGACGATCTTAAAAGATTTAAGAGATACCTTCCTACACTTCAATTAAAAAAACAGCAACTTCAAGTTGAGATTCGTCAGGTTGAGCAAAAACAAGAGGAAAAGAGAGCTGTCCAGGAACAGATAAAGCAAAGTCTGGACACTTGGATAGCTGTATTTGGTGAACCTGTAGATCTATCAGCACTGGTCCAAATTGATTCTGTTCAAACAGAGTCTGGTAATATTGCCGGAGTTGATATACCAATCTTTACTGGTTTAACTTATAAAAAGATTTCCTATGACTTGTTTGAAACTCCTCTGTGGGTGGATGAAGGGTTGGAACAATTCAAATCCATCTTGGCGATTGATGTTGAAGTTGAAATTCTTAACGAACAAGTGAAACGGCTGTCTGATGAATTAAGAACAACTTCTCAGAGAGTTAATCTTTTTGAGAAAGTTAAAATACCTGAAGCTCAGGAAAACATCAGAACGATAAATATATATCTTGGGGACCAGCAAACTGCTGCTGTCGTTAGAGGTAAGATTGCTAAAAATAAAGTAGTCAAGGAGGTAGCTGAATGA
- a CDS encoding ATP synthase subunit K (produces ATP from ADP in the presence of a proton gradient across the membrane; the K subunit is a nonenzymatic component which binds the dimeric form by interacting with the G and E subunits): MNLGLLGYSAAIAFAGIGSALGMGAAGMATVGAWKKCYMQNKPAPFLLVAFVGFPLSQTIYGMILMGALKAVESQATLAHLGIGLFGGIAMGFSAWMQGKAAAGASDALAETGKGFVNYVIVLGLIETVALFVMVFLMGNI, encoded by the coding sequence ATGAACTTGGGATTATTAGGTTATTCTGCAGCTATTGCTTTTGCCGGAATTGGATCTGCTTTAGGAATGGGTGCGGCAGGTATGGCAACTGTTGGTGCGTGGAAGAAATGTTATATGCAAAATAAACCAGCTCCCTTTTTACTTGTTGCTTTTGTCGGTTTTCCCTTATCGCAGACTATCTACGGTATGATTTTAATGGGGGCATTAAAGGCTGTTGAGAGCCAGGCCACTTTAGCACATTTAGGTATTGGTTTATTTGGTGGTATTGCTATGGGATTTAGCGCCTGGATGCAGGGTAAAGCAGCAGCGGGTGCTTCTGATGCATTAGCGGAAACTGGTAAAGGTTTCGTTAACTACGTTATTGTACTAGGGCTTATTGAAACAGTTGCCTTATTCGTCATGGTTTTCTTGATGGGTAATATCTAA
- a CDS encoding DUF2764 family protein, whose translation MGMYYFTVASLPSLTYQSQPTLSDVDYLQYLQEKLTPKEFALVDACRLIPKESSKANHILREWISFERSLRLYLAVQRAQKRQWEFNGSYQPTANLEDKAREAVSKGNPLEAESYLNELRWEFLENLETGHYFDLEYLQIYYLKLQILNRKTLFEPKMGRMNFEGTYNEIRNNMDIEI comes from the coding sequence GTGGGGATGTATTATTTCACGGTCGCTTCTTTACCTTCATTAACTTATCAATCCCAACCTACCTTATCTGATGTTGATTATTTACAATATCTTCAGGAAAAATTAACTCCAAAGGAATTTGCATTGGTTGATGCCTGCAGACTTATTCCTAAGGAATCATCAAAAGCTAATCACATTCTAAGAGAATGGATTAGTTTTGAGAGATCCTTGCGTCTGTATTTAGCCGTTCAAAGAGCTCAAAAGAGACAATGGGAATTCAATGGTTCTTATCAACCAACTGCCAATTTGGAGGATAAAGCTAGGGAAGCAGTTAGTAAGGGTAATCCTTTGGAAGCTGAGAGTTACCTAAACGAGCTTCGATGGGAGTTTTTGGAGAATCTTGAAACAGGACATTATTTTGATTTGGAATATCTTCAAATATACTATTTGAAGCTTCAAATTCTGAATCGCAAGACATTGTTCGAACCTAAAATGGGACGTATGAACTTTGAAGGTACCTATAACGAGATTCGTAACAATATGGATATTGAGATTTAA
- a CDS encoding aminopeptidase P family protein, translating to MIILEQLRQTLRQKGYGAIIFTGTDPHLSEYPPAHYLTRALFSGFKGSAGIVVITQEGGGLWTDSRYYIEGANSIKPYGLNLFKADQSDTLAVDKWLSNQLPEGAKVVVDFKTISINQALAWSKTLANKEQILVNDTDIVESIWQDRPALPKEKVFSISSEISGKKRKDTIDKFRRIMEERNIQYLPIMSIDEIAWFFDLRGYDVPFNPVFIAYALLTQQECYLYVDKVKLSDDLISLLEEDNIIIKDYDEFYTSLSEWKGNVLINTGNTNFYFYNQLSSDTKIVSDISPVALTKTIKNEVEIAGIRSVMERDGRAMVKFLMWYEANKANDISERDCADQLERYRREDESFYGLSFETIAGVNEHGAMPHYRVTDESNKILGENGLFLLDSGGQYYQGTTDITRTMGLRTYTKEMKRDYTLVLKGHLRLSRIPFPEGTRGAQIDALARIDLWSEAKDFGHGTGHGIGHFLNVHEGPISIRKNWVDIGMTEGMILSNEPGIYINGEYGVRIENLILAVPMVKNGMGNFLQWETLTLCPYDMDLIDMELLDKKEILQINKYHEKVYTRVSPLLNEEEKKWLKEKTLPLAIS from the coding sequence ATGATAATATTAGAACAATTAAGACAAACATTAAGACAGAAGGGATATGGTGCCATTATTTTTACGGGAACAGATCCTCATCTTTCAGAATATCCTCCCGCACATTATTTAACCAGAGCTCTCTTTTCAGGGTTTAAAGGAAGTGCTGGTATTGTAGTCATTACACAGGAGGGGGGAGGTTTATGGACCGATTCCCGTTACTATATTGAAGGGGCCAATAGCATCAAACCATACGGATTGAATTTATTTAAAGCCGATCAATCTGATACCTTAGCTGTTGATAAGTGGTTAAGCAATCAATTGCCTGAAGGCGCCAAGGTCGTTGTTGATTTCAAAACTATTAGTATCAATCAGGCATTGGCTTGGAGTAAAACCCTGGCAAATAAAGAACAAATACTTGTGAATGATACTGATATCGTTGAAAGTATTTGGCAGGATAGGCCTGCATTACCCAAAGAAAAAGTTTTTTCCATTAGTTCAGAAATATCTGGAAAAAAACGAAAGGATACTATAGATAAGTTTAGAAGAATAATGGAAGAAAGAAATATTCAATATCTACCCATTATGTCTATAGATGAGATCGCTTGGTTTTTTGATTTAAGAGGCTATGATGTTCCTTTTAACCCGGTCTTTATTGCGTATGCTTTATTAACTCAGCAAGAGTGTTATCTCTATGTTGATAAGGTAAAACTGTCTGATGATCTTATATCTCTACTGGAAGAAGATAACATTATCATAAAAGATTACGATGAATTCTATACTTCATTATCAGAATGGAAAGGAAATGTATTAATTAATACTGGTAATACAAATTTCTATTTCTACAATCAGTTATCTTCAGACACTAAGATAGTGTCTGATATTAGTCCTGTTGCTTTAACAAAAACGATAAAGAATGAAGTTGAGATAGCTGGAATTCGTTCTGTCATGGAACGAGATGGCCGGGCAATGGTTAAATTCCTAATGTGGTATGAGGCCAATAAAGCTAACGATATAAGTGAAAGAGATTGTGCTGATCAACTTGAACGATACAGACGGGAAGATGAATCCTTTTATGGATTAAGTTTTGAAACAATAGCCGGTGTCAATGAACATGGGGCTATGCCTCATTATCGAGTAACTGATGAGAGTAACAAGATTTTAGGAGAAAATGGTCTTTTTCTTTTAGATTCAGGAGGTCAATACTATCAGGGGACTACTGACATAACACGAACTATGGGGTTGCGCACCTATACCAAGGAAATGAAAAGGGATTATACCCTTGTTCTAAAAGGTCATCTTCGTCTTAGTAGGATTCCTTTTCCTGAAGGAACTCGAGGTGCCCAGATCGATGCTCTTGCTCGTATTGATCTGTGGAGTGAGGCAAAGGATTTTGGTCATGGTACAGGTCATGGTATAGGCCATTTCCTAAACGTACATGAAGGTCCCATTAGTATTCGAAAGAATTGGGTTGATATCGGTATGACTGAAGGTATGATTCTAAGCAATGAACCTGGTATCTACATAAACGGGGAGTACGGCGTAAGGATTGAAAATCTCATATTGGCTGTCCCTATGGTGAAGAATGGAATGGGTAATTTTCTCCAATGGGAAACTTTGACCCTTTGT
- a CDS encoding V-type ATP synthase subunit A: MARATGIVVGVNGNMVTVSFSGQIAMNEVAYVIVGDKRLKAEVIRIRGDRADMQVFEITNGIGIGDIVEFTEEMLAVELGPGLLTQVYDGLQNPLPELAAECGFFLERGIYLQPLPRNKKWDWTPVVQVGSEVTGSATLGTVPEFSFEHKVQVPYYMTENYKVVSITEPGSYNVDQEIAVLEDSKGNKYPLTMSFFWPVKKAITAYEERLQPTEPMVTQMRLIDTFLPVAKGGTYCIPGPFGAGKTVLQQVTSRNADVDVVILTACGERAGEVVETLKEFPELLDPKTGRTLMERTIIICNTSSMPVASREASVYTGVTLAEYYRQMGLNVLLLADSTSRWAQAMREMSGRLEEIPGEEAFPAYLESTIAGFYERAGVVRLRDGNQGSITIGGTVSPAGGNFEEPVTQATLKVVGAFHGLTRERSDARKYPAIHPLESWSKYKGVIDQPRADFARKVLIRGTEIGQMMKVVGEEGTSLDDYLIFMKSEFLDAVYLQQNSFDPVDNSVSPERQTFVFDLMYQILGSDFDLTDKDTIRTFFNQLRQKFIDWNGVEWKSGEFESLEREIRSMVKDKSKGLSKEAEDISASIVGGQ, from the coding sequence ATGGCAAGAGCGACGGGAATCGTAGTAGGTGTCAATGGTAACATGGTAACTGTGAGTTTTTCAGGGCAAATAGCCATGAACGAAGTTGCCTATGTTATCGTTGGTGACAAAAGATTAAAAGCTGAGGTCATCCGTATTCGAGGTGATAGAGCAGATATGCAGGTATTCGAGATAACCAATGGTATTGGTATTGGTGATATCGTCGAATTTACCGAAGAAATGTTGGCTGTTGAGTTGGGGCCAGGACTGTTAACACAGGTCTATGATGGTCTTCAGAACCCTCTTCCTGAACTTGCTGCAGAATGTGGGTTCTTTTTAGAAAGAGGTATATATCTTCAGCCATTACCAAGAAATAAGAAATGGGATTGGACTCCTGTAGTTCAAGTAGGAAGTGAAGTTACAGGTTCAGCAACATTAGGAACTGTTCCTGAGTTTTCTTTTGAACATAAAGTTCAAGTTCCCTATTATATGACAGAGAATTATAAAGTAGTTAGCATTACAGAACCAGGTTCATATAATGTTGACCAAGAAATAGCCGTACTTGAAGATTCCAAGGGCAATAAATACCCTTTAACGATGAGCTTCTTCTGGCCAGTAAAAAAAGCAATTACTGCCTACGAAGAGAGACTTCAACCAACAGAACCAATGGTAACACAAATGAGGTTGATCGATACCTTTTTACCAGTAGCTAAGGGCGGGACTTATTGTATTCCCGGTCCATTCGGAGCTGGTAAGACGGTTCTTCAGCAAGTAACGAGCCGTAACGCTGACGTAGATGTTGTAATCCTGACAGCTTGTGGAGAACGTGCTGGTGAAGTTGTTGAGACTTTGAAAGAATTTCCTGAGTTGTTAGACCCTAAGACAGGGCGAACGTTGATGGAACGAACCATTATCATTTGTAATACCTCATCTATGCCGGTAGCTAGCCGGGAAGCTTCTGTATATACAGGAGTTACTCTGGCGGAATATTATCGTCAGATGGGACTTAATGTTCTTCTTTTAGCAGATTCTACTTCAAGATGGGCTCAGGCTATGAGAGAAATGTCTGGTCGTTTGGAAGAAATTCCGGGAGAAGAAGCTTTTCCTGCTTATCTGGAATCAACTATCGCTGGTTTCTATGAAAGAGCTGGTGTTGTTCGACTTAGAGATGGAAATCAAGGTTCTATTACTATAGGAGGTACTGTATCTCCTGCTGGTGGTAACTTTGAAGAGCCTGTAACTCAGGCCACATTAAAAGTAGTCGGTGCTTTCCATGGTTTGACAAGAGAACGATCGGATGCCCGTAAATATCCTGCTATTCACCCTCTAGAGTCCTGGAGTAAATATAAAGGTGTTATCGATCAGCCAAGAGCGGATTTTGCTAGAAAAGTTCTTATCCGAGGAACAGAGATAGGGCAAATGATGAAGGTTGTTGGTGAAGAAGGAACAAGTCTGGATGATTATCTTATTTTTATGAAGAGTGAATTCTTGGATGCTGTTTATCTTCAACAGAATTCTTTTGATCCAGTAGACAATTCGGTTAGCCCGGAAAGACAAACCTTTGTTTTTGATTTGATGTATCAAATTCTTGGTTCAGACTTTGACCTAACAGATAAAGACACTATTCGTACCTTTTTCAATCAGTTGAGACAGAAGTTTATTGACTGGAACGGGGTTGAATGGAAGAGTGGTGAGTTTGAGTCATTAGAACGTGAAATCCGATCAATGGTTAAAGATAAGAGTAAAGGACTATCCAAAGAAGCTGAAGACATTTCAGCAAGTATAGTTGGAGGACAGTGA
- a CDS encoding V-type ATP synthase subunit I has product MIVPMKKASLVIYEHFKQSTLDGLKSLGVVHLETKYGDNEAIRNVTDKIEVTKNVLTTLKNIKSKKQENHPDGGLGVVESVDELLKEQADLKSELDSIDKEITSLNPWGDFDPKDFVYLDQQGIKLRLFASTNKVYKSLPEDMKVFFINQDKSKVYYVVVDNGEDLAIQADEVRWPERGLASLQKARSIIVKRMSEIAILIKDFGVNADQVAQLLVSYEDKLQDALVDHSTEDIDSLCVIDGFVPIDKVDDLKSLAKEIGIGLLLREPTEEDQVPTLIRRKGPIKLVKPLFNLLGTLPGYEEVDISAMFLIAFSLFVAMIVGDAGYGSIFLVASVFGFAKTKPTGKLPFALAIVLSTCIVIWGALTGTWFGSAYIASLPGFKDIIIPQIASFARDGIDSGTNVQILCFVIGIVHLTLARGQNFFRKLPKLNAFADLGWLITLWGLFILVMQVVAKKTTLFGFELTPYAIPLLAVGFPMIIIFAGQDGNFFKGLLKGLNPMNLLTTGLDGVSAFSDIISYIRLYAVGLATVAVAESFNSLAGGVMSMPLGMLFGGLILVFGHGLNIILAIMSVLVHGVRLNMLEYSGHLDLAWAGFEYKPFAKKGLNVE; this is encoded by the coding sequence ATGATTGTTCCCATGAAGAAGGCTTCCTTGGTCATCTATGAACATTTCAAACAAAGTACTTTAGATGGGCTAAAAAGTCTTGGTGTTGTTCATTTGGAAACCAAATACGGTGATAATGAAGCAATACGGAATGTGACTGATAAAATCGAAGTTACCAAAAATGTTTTAACGACACTGAAAAATATAAAGTCCAAAAAGCAGGAGAATCATCCTGATGGTGGCTTAGGTGTTGTTGAAAGTGTGGATGAGTTACTTAAAGAACAGGCAGATCTAAAGTCGGAATTAGACTCGATAGATAAAGAAATTACCTCCTTGAATCCTTGGGGCGATTTTGATCCAAAAGATTTTGTCTATTTAGATCAACAAGGCATAAAACTTAGATTATTTGCATCAACAAATAAAGTGTATAAGAGTTTACCTGAAGATATGAAAGTATTTTTCATTAATCAGGATAAAAGCAAGGTTTATTATGTTGTTGTTGATAATGGTGAGGACTTAGCTATTCAGGCTGATGAAGTGAGATGGCCAGAAAGAGGCTTAGCTTCTTTGCAAAAGGCTAGATCTATCATCGTTAAAAGGATGTCTGAAATAGCTATTCTAATAAAAGATTTTGGAGTGAATGCTGATCAGGTAGCTCAATTACTGGTTTCTTATGAGGATAAGCTCCAGGATGCTTTGGTTGATCATTCAACGGAAGATATCGATTCACTGTGTGTCATTGATGGTTTTGTTCCCATAGATAAGGTTGATGATCTAAAATCCTTGGCTAAAGAAATCGGAATAGGACTATTATTACGTGAACCCACAGAGGAAGACCAAGTCCCTACTTTAATACGAAGGAAGGGGCCTATTAAATTGGTAAAGCCCCTATTTAATCTGTTGGGGACCCTTCCTGGATATGAAGAAGTGGATATTTCTGCCATGTTTCTTATCGCTTTTTCCTTATTTGTCGCAATGATTGTTGGTGATGCTGGATATGGTTCTATATTCTTAGTGGCAAGTGTGTTTGGTTTTGCTAAGACTAAACCTACGGGTAAATTACCCTTTGCACTAGCCATAGTATTATCGACCTGTATAGTCATTTGGGGAGCTTTAACTGGAACATGGTTTGGGTCAGCTTATATTGCATCCTTACCAGGTTTTAAAGATATTATCATACCGCAAATAGCCTCCTTTGCTAGGGACGGAATAGATTCTGGTACTAATGTACAAATATTGTGTTTTGTTATTGGTATTGTTCATTTGACCTTAGCTCGAGGGCAGAATTTCTTTAGGAAGCTTCCTAAGTTAAATGCTTTTGCTGATTTGGGGTGGTTAATAACTCTTTGGGGTCTTTTCATCTTAGTCATGCAAGTTGTTGCCAAAAAAACGACACTCTTTGGTTTCGAACTAACACCTTATGCGATTCCCCTATTGGCTGTCGGTTTTCCAATGATTATTATATTTGCTGGTCAAGATGGCAACTTTTTTAAAGGTTTGTTGAAAGGATTAAATCCTATGAACCTATTAACAACTGGCTTGGATGGAGTGAGTGCCTTTAGTGACATCATCAGTTATATTAGACTTTATGCTGTTGGGTTAGCTACTGTAGCTGTTGCAGAGAGCTTTAATTCTTTAGCTGGTGGGGTTATGAGCATGCCCTTGGGAATGCTATTTGGAGGCCTCATATTGGTGTTCGGTCATGGATTAAATATCATATTGGCCATTATGTCTGTTCTCGTACATGGGGTACGATTGAATATGTTGGAGTATTCAGGCCACTTAGATTTAGCGTGGGCTGGATTCGAATATAAACCTTTCGCAAAGAAAGGGTTGAATGTTGAATAA